GCGACCGCTTCCGGGAGCTGGAGGCGCTCAAGGCGGGGATCCTCGACGAGTTGCAGGAGAGGCGGCGGCGCGTCGACCTCCCCGACCAGCACGGGATCTCCTCGCAGTTCCTGGCCCAGACGGCCGGCGAGATCCAGGGGCTCCAGCGCCAGGAGCGGATCGCCGACGCGCGCTGGGAGGAGCTGACCCGGGGGAGCTACTGGCTGCGCGACGGGGCGCGGCGCTCGCTCGACCGCCGCCTGGCGGAGATCGACCGCAAGCGCGACGCCGAGGCCTGGTGGCAGAGGCTCTATCAGGGCCTCAAGCCGGCGATCTATAAATACCTCCCCTCGGACCAGTTCAACACCCTGAGCATGCTCATGGGGATGGTCCTGATCGGGGTCATGATCAAGGGCCTGTTCACGTTCTGCCAGGAAGTCCTGGTGGCCGACGTGATGCAGCACACGCTGTTTGACCTCCGCAACCTGTTCTTCCGGCGGACGACGAACCTCGACCTGGCGAGCTTCTCGGAGCAGGGCTCGTCGGACCTGATGGCGCGGTTCACCAACGACATGGACTCGTTCGGCCAGGGGCTCAACACGATCCTGAGCAAGCTGATCCGCGAGCCCCTGCGGGCGGTGATCTGCATCACGGGCGCCTTCTGGTTCAACTGGCGGCTGACCTGCCTGACGCTCGTGGTCGTGCCGATCTCGGCCTACACCACCTACCGCGTGGGCCGGGTGATGAAGCGCGCCGTGCGGCGGTCGCTGGAGAGCATGTCGTCGATCTACAAGATCCTCCAGGAGACCTTCCAGGGGATCAAGGTCGTCAAGGCGTTCGGCATGGAGCGGGTCGAGCGCAGGCGGTTCTTCCTGGAGACCAAGAACTTCTACCGCAAGAGCATCCGGGTCGCGATGATCGACTCGATGTCGGACCCGGTCCTGGAGATGCTGACGCTCATCACGGTGGCGATCGCGCTCCTGTCGGGGTCGTACCTGGTGCTGAAGCAGTCGATCTTCCTGCAGATCGGGCCGTTCAAGCTGCAGCTGGCCTCGCAGGTGATGGCGATCGAGGACCTGCTGACGCTCTACGCGATCATGGCGGGCGTGTCGGACCCGATCCGGAAGCTGTCGAACGTCAATTCCAAGCTCCAGCGGGCCGCGGCGGCGTCCGACCGGATCTGCGCCCTGATGGACCGCGAGCCGCAGGTCGTCGAGTCGCCCCGCGCGGTGGAGAGCCCCGCGCACCGGCGGACGATCGAGTTCGACGACGTGCATTTCTCCTATCCCGGCCGCGACCGGCTCTTGCAGGGGATCACGCTGACCGTCCGCCACGGCGAGACGGTCGCGCTGGTGGGCCCCAACGGCTGCGGCAAGTCGACGCTGATGAACCTCCTGCCGCGGTTCTGGGACGTCGACTCGGGGACGATCCGGATCGACGGCGTGGACGTCCGCGAGATCCGCGGCCGGAGCCTGCGGCGGCTGATCGGCGTCGTGCCCCAGGAGACGATCCTGTTCCAGGACACGATCGCCCGCAACATCGCCTACGGCGACCCGGGGGCGAATCGCGAGGCGGTCGTCGAGGCGGCCAAGCGGTCGTACGCCCACCAGTTCATCACCGCCCTGCCCGACGGCTACGACACGGTCATCGGCGAGCGCGGGCACGGCCTCTCGGGCGGCCAGCGGCAGCGGCTCGCCCTGGCGCGGGCCATGCTCCGCAACCCCTCGATCCTGATCCTCGACGAGGCCACCAGCGCGGTCGACATCCAGGACGAGGCCCTGATCCGCAAGGCGATCGAGGAGTTCTCGCGGGGCCGGACGACCTTCCTGATCTCGCACAGCATGGGCGCGATCCAGTTCGCCGACCGGATCGTCCTGATCGACGACGGCCGGATCGTCGCCGTCGGCACCGACCAGGAGCTGAAGCGGACCAGCCCCCTCTACCGCCGCCTCCACGAGATCCACTACCGCCGCGAGAGCGCCTGAACCGGCCGCCGCCGGCCCCCCCGCCGCCCGCGGAAAGTCGGGCCGGCGGAGGCTTGCCAGCCGAACCCTCAGGCGATATCATGTGTCCGTAGGTCACACCCGCACCCGTAGCTCAATTGGATAGAGCATCGGTCTACGGAACCGAAGGTTATAGGTTCGAATCCTATCGGGTGTACTCCGCTCCTCCCCCCTCTCAAGCCGACATCAAGCGTCAGGCCCCCTCTTGCCGGGTCGAGGCGTCCAGGCTCGATCTCTCCACCGGCCCCGTCGTCACTCACGCCGGCATCCGGCGGAATCCGCCCTGATCCATCCCCTCCGGTGGGCAAAGACTTCGCTTATGGGCCGTCCCTCCGTGCCCGTCGCCGCCAGGGCCGATGCATGGGGATGGTCGGAACCTGGCCGTAAGGACGGGATCGCTGCGGCGGCTCGGTTCACGTCTACGACGCGAGGTCTCGTGTACTTGCCGGTCAGTTCAAGAGTGTTAGGCCTCGTGAGCTTCTGGACGACTCGGAGCGTCACCCCGGCGGCATCGGCCAGGTTCGCGAGCATCCTGCGTCGTAAACCGTGGAAATCGAAGAACCGGCCGGATGCGTCCTCGTAGGGAATCCCGGCAGCGGCCAAGTCGAGGCTCAGCAACTTGGCCCCCTTCCCAACCGGTAGCGAGAAGACGGCCGCGCCGAGGGATGCCGGGTCTATAAGGCCCCTAGATCCTGCACCAGGTCTTCGGTCAGGGGCGACGTCGCGGGCTGTCTGTTCTTCGTGTAGCCGGCCGAGACGGTCCCGGGGGGGGCGGCCGTCCGATCGAAGCTCTCGGGCGTGATCCTCTGAATCTCGCCGTAGCGCAGGCCGGTGGCCACGGCCGGGCGATAAACCAGGGCTCACGCCGGGACGGCCATTCCCATGTGCTCCGGCACCTCGTGAGCCGCCTGGACGAGCCCTTGCAGCTCGTCGAGGCCCGATGGATCACCGATCGTGTCGAGAGTCTTCCAGGGCGTCGTACCCCGTCAAACCGGCGAGCGGTTCGAACGCCAGTCGGCCCGACTTCCAGGCCCATCGCGTGAAGGCCTTGGCGGCCGCCCTGTGGTGATTGGCGGACATCTCCCCAGCCCTTCGCTCATGAGGCACTGGAGCGATCGCTGCAAGGCGTCGGCCGTCAGGTCGCGGAGTCGGCCGGGGCCACCCATCCAAGAAGATCGGCCTCGAAGCTTGCCAGGTCATACCGCATTACTACGGCCCGTTGACTGCCCAGAGGCTGATCCGGTAAGGGTTTAAGGCGGACCACGACCCAGGAGGGAACCGACGTCGCCATGCGACGCCTGATCGCCGACGAGATCCGGGCCGTCCTCGGCCCGATGGTCGAGGGCTGCCGCTCGAAGCCGGGCCCGGAGCCGCCCGACCGCATGTTCTTCGAGGCTGTCCTCTACCGGGCCAGGACCGGCATCCCCTGGCGCGCCCCGCCGGCGGAGTTCGGCGCCTGGGACGCGGCCTCCAACCGGCTCCGCCGCCGGGTCCATTCGGGGCGGCTCAAGAAGCTGTTCGACCTGATGGCCGGGCGGGCCGAGTGCGGGGGCGCCCGCCGGCTGACGATCGACTCGACGGTCGTCCGGGCCCATCAGCACGCCGCCGGGGCGGCGCGAAAAAGGGGGGGGCGAGGCGCAGGCCCTCGGCCGGTCGCGCGGCGGCTTCTCGACGAAGGTGATCGCCGTCGCCTGCGACGAGGACGGCGTCGTGGCCCTGGACGTGGCCGAGGGGCGGAGGAACGACGCCCCGCCGGCGAAGTCCGTCCTGATCGAGGCCCGCGACGCGGTCGGGACGGTCCGCGAGGTCCTCGGCGACAAGGGCTTCGACTCCGACGTGGTGCTGGACGACCTCGACGCCCTGCCGGCGATCCCCAACCGGAGCAACCGCAAGGAGCCCTGGTGCTGGGACGACGAGTTGAAGGAGATCTACAAGCAGCGGAACCGCGTCGAGCGCGCGTCCGAAGGCGAAGCAGTTCCGCCGCTTCGCCACGACATATGAGAATTTGAAGGACGTCTACCTCGGCGTCGCCCGGCTCGTCTTCGGCTTCATCCACGTCCGGAAGCTCGCTCCATCCGTCAACACGCCGTAGCCTCAACTCGGTCGCATGACACCAATGGCGATGGACGACGCGGTCACCACGAATGCTGCAAGGCTCAGTTCCAAGAACAGTCGCAAGCCGACGAGTACCAAACCCCGATCGACGATATCGACGGGGCTCAACGCGGCTTCGATGCTGAATACGCCCACAGAGATTAGGCCGACGAGCGCTTCTGTGCACGGGTATCGCATCGAGATGGGCAGGCCGCAGCCGCGGCAGCGGCCCCCGAGGATCAGCCATCCGAGGATCGGCACATTGTGCCGCGTCGCGATCGCGGCCAGGCACTTCGGGCAGCGTGACCTCGGCCGAATCAGGCTCTGGCCGAGCGGGATTCGATGGATGCAAACGTTGAGGAAGCTCCCGACGCACGCCCCCAGCACAAAGAGGAGCAGGCCGATCACGAGATAATGGGCCGAAGTCATATCACCCGTCCCCCTCGAGTTGCAGCATGAGAACTAGACGGCCCGCATTATGACTGGACAGGGCTGAACGAAATCTCCTAGGACGGCCCCCCTCCCCGATGTACCGGATTAGAATGTGATGATGAGGCGGATCTGATAGCTCAGGAGCAGCAAGTACAAGCCCACGGCGGCCGGCAAAACGTGTCCGACCCGCAGGCATGGCAGGAACACCTGGCGCCGCCCGAAAATCAGGAGGAACGGCAGGCCGAAGACCGTGAGGGCGTACTTGCCCAGGATGAAGCTGACCGGGCCCCTTTGAAGGAGGGCGTGCATCACCGGGTTCGCCTCGACGAAGTGCTCTTCGAGCAGCCGGAGGGTGAGAACCCCGTCAATGAGCGTCAGGGACAGCAGGCTCAGGATCAGGACGAACGTCGTGGTCGGGAATCGGTCGAAATATAGGTACCGTTGTTCGTCTTCCTGGCGACGGTTCCCGATCCGGTCGCCCACGGAGGCAATCGCGTCCCATGGGCTCGTGGCCGTCCGGCGACGATCCGATGGGCTTGCTCCTGCCGCTTTCCGAGTCTCATCCATCGATGTTATCCCTCCGCACGTGTAAATGCACCTGATACTGGATGAGGCCCTGAACAGACCGCGGGGGCGATCACGGGGGGGTCGCCGAGAACAGTGAGGCGTCCAGCGACTCCAAGCCGACTTCCGTCGTCGGCGTGACCTGGATGGTCCATTCCTCCGGGTGGTCCGGGTCGCATGCAAAGGTCAAGGCGAATTGGTCCTCGCCTACATAGATGGCCCGGGTCAACGAGGTCGAGCGAGGGTAGCCGCCCGCCAACGCGTCCAGCGCGACAGACAGTGCTTTCGCCATCGCTTTTCTGCCCGGGAGCGAGTCTTTGTCGCGTTGCACGCGACTGGCCCGGGCCTGTTCGATGCGCAAGAGAGTCCCGATCTCTCGGGACGCCAGGCTCCACAAGCCGAGCATCAGGGTTACGAAGAGGACGACCATGACCATTGCATAGCCGCGCCTCTGACTTCGTCGTCGCATCATGGCTGCGGATCCGGAATGAAAATACGATAACGTCTCGTGTGATCGTATCCGAATAAATGATTCCAATCGCGCTCGTTGATCCGATGGCCGAGCGTCAGATCGATTCGAACGCCGTAGACGTTGGCATTGTCGGGTCCGACGGGAAGTTCGTCGCGGACGCAATAGAATCTCGTGACCAAGGCGGCCACGACCCGTCGGGGGCCGGAACCCGTACGAACGAGTTTTCCGGGATCATCCTCGTCGATCGAATAGCAGATTTCCTGGAGCAGCCCCTTTCCGTCGTCGATGCTCATTTTGAGCTTTGATCCGGGGGGCGTCGCGTCGACCACCTGGACGTTCTGATACCGCGAGTCGGTTCCCGGTTGCTCGGCCAGTCGGCCGACGTCACGGGCCAAGGTCTCGGCGAATAGGTTCGCCTCCTGCGCAAGGCGCGCCCGCGTCGCGGTCGAGATCGCGGGGCGGCCGAAGGCGACCCAGGAGTCGGCCAGGAGGTTGGCCGCCAGGGCCATGAGGAGGGCGGCGA
The DNA window shown above is from Paludisphaera mucosa and carries:
- a CDS encoding ABC transporter ATP-binding protein — encoded protein: MKNFVRLVRSAWPYRYRFGVSIACALMVALLSFMELGAVLPVLKILINNDNPQRWISTKIDSIAENIEQLGARREELARVERAFAAGGASAAPLSDRFRELEALKAGILDELQERRRRVDLPDQHGISSQFLAQTAGEIQGLQRQERIADARWEELTRGSYWLRDGARRSLDRRLAEIDRKRDAEAWWQRLYQGLKPAIYKYLPSDQFNTLSMLMGMVLIGVMIKGLFTFCQEVLVADVMQHTLFDLRNLFFRRTTNLDLASFSEQGSSDLMARFTNDMDSFGQGLNTILSKLIREPLRAVICITGAFWFNWRLTCLTLVVVPISAYTTYRVGRVMKRAVRRSLESMSSIYKILQETFQGIKVVKAFGMERVERRRFFLETKNFYRKSIRVAMIDSMSDPVLEMLTLITVAIALLSGSYLVLKQSIFLQIGPFKLQLASQVMAIEDLLTLYAIMAGVSDPIRKLSNVNSKLQRAAAASDRICALMDREPQVVESPRAVESPAHRRTIEFDDVHFSYPGRDRLLQGITLTVRHGETVALVGPNGCGKSTLMNLLPRFWDVDSGTIRIDGVDVREIRGRSLRRLIGVVPQETILFQDTIARNIAYGDPGANREAVVEAAKRSYAHQFITALPDGYDTVIGERGHGLSGGQRQRLALARAMLRNPSILILDEATSAVDIQDEALIRKAIEEFSRGRTTFLISHSMGAIQFADRIVLIDDGRIVAVGTDQELKRTSPLYRRLHEIHYRRESA
- a CDS encoding transposase, whose amino-acid sequence is MSTPPGRREKGGGEAQALGRSRGGFSTKVIAVACDEDGVVALDVAEGRRNDAPPAKSVLIEARDAVGTVREVLGDKGFDSDVVLDDLDALPAIPNRSNRKEPWCWDDELKEIYKQRNRVERASEGEAVPPLRHDI
- a CDS encoding prepilin peptidase, which codes for MTSAHYLVIGLLLFVLGACVGSFLNVCIHRIPLGQSLIRPRSRCPKCLAAIATRHNVPILGWLILGGRCRGCGLPISMRYPCTEALVGLISVGVFSIEAALSPVDIVDRGLVLVGLRLFLELSLAAFVVTASSIAIGVMRPS
- a CDS encoding DUF5658 family protein, with the translated sequence MGDRIGNRRQEDEQRYLYFDRFPTTTFVLILSLLSLTLIDGVLTLRLLEEHFVEANPVMHALLQRGPVSFILGKYALTVFGLPFLLIFGRRQVFLPCLRVGHVLPAAVGLYLLLLSYQIRLIITF